The sequence below is a genomic window from Leishmania major strain Friedlin complete genome, chromosome 30.
TAGAGCCTCCTAAGAGTGGTTTTCAACTCGTCGTTGCTGCTACTCGCGGTAATGAACGACGGCACACACCGGTCTCGAAtctcgaaaaaaaaaaccgtCAGTATATGACTACACACAGATACTTATGAAACCTCCTGAACAACTCGTtctactttttttttctcttccgCTAGCCGCGTTTCTATAGGTGCGTGCCCTGTGGCAGGTCTCAGGTTTTTTGTGCAGGAGATTCAGGGGACCCTCAAGTTCGATTCTTAGGACAGTAGTCTTTTCTAAATCGTACAGCAATCTCAGCGCCTTTTGACTTCAACTCTGTTTACTTGGTTTATCGCCACTTTGTCTCCGTTGGCTATACTTGGTGTACATGGGCTGTTCTCACCTACAGAGAGTGAGCAGCACGCAATCTCAAGTGCTTGCACTACTGCTTTGTGTGACACCTGAAGGGTTTGAGGACGCGCTATTATAACTTCTAGTTGCTTGTCTCTCGAAGTTCCGAATGTGGAACAATAAATGAAATCAATGCTGGTGACGACACCGGTCGTTGAAAGAAGCGGGAGTGTGTTGGGTGATTGGCGACTTGTAATTTGCTCGCCTCCCTTCCTGAAAGCTTTAGGGGTCCTCAAATGTGTTCATCACTTGTCTTAGGTTTATGTTGGCACCGATGAACTTGTTTTGCCGTAGTTTGCGCTTACACACGCTTGGCGTCTACATCATcgcttctttttgtttgtagTGGTTCTCTGGTATTCTGTGTGCAATACCGTCTAACTTTCTTTCGTCTCGCTGATTTTTGCGGCTCCGCTGCTTTCCCTTTGCCTTCAACATTTTCGtgcttgcacacacacacacgcacacacgcacacatacacgagcagaacaacagcaaaaaacTGAGTTGCATATACCGAAGGGTTCATGAGAAGATTTCTACCTATGTGTATGTTAGTCAATATCCACTTGAAGGCTCTAACGCTGAGCAACACCTACTTTACAGCAGCTCCGCAACGTGAGGGAAATGAGAAGCTGCAGCTCTCTAGTGCTGAGAAGGGTAAGGTGGTGACCCGCTTCCCCCCAGAGGCTAGCGGGTTCCTGCATATCGGCCATGCTAAGGCTGCGCTGGTCAACCGCATGCTGGCGGACGCGTATGAGGGAAAGATGCTGTTCCGCTTCGACGACACAAACCCATCGAAGGAAAAGGAGCACTTTGAGGCTGCCATCGAAGAGGATCTCAAGACACTAGGTGTGCGGTACGATTCCGGGCCAACATACTCGTCAGACTACTTTGATCTGATGttcgagaaggcggaggacaTGATCAAGCGTGGATTGGCGTACTGTGATAAGACACCGCGGGAGGAGATGCAGAAGTGCCGCTTCGACGGTATTCCGACGAAGTACCGCGACGCGTCTGTGGAGGAGAATATGCGCCTGTGGAGGGAGATGAAGAAGGGCACTAAGGAAGGCCAGATCACGTGCCTTCGTGCTAAGGTGTCCATTGACGACCCCAACAAGGCGATGCGGGACCCCGTCATGTACCGCGTGAGCATGATCCCGCACGCCCGCCACGGGACGAAGCAAGTGGCGTACCCAACCTATGACTTTTGCTGTCCTCTCGTCGACTCGGTTGAGGGGGTAACTCATGCTCTTCGCACAAATGAGTATCACGACCGCAATGCCCAGTACTACTGGTTTTGCGACGCTATGGGGATCCGCAAGCCGACCATTGAGGACTTCTCGCGGCTCAATATGGAGTACTCGGTAATGTCAAAGCGAAAGCTAACAAAACTGGTGGACACGCATGTGGTGGACGGGTGGGATGACCCGCGGCTCCCGACGGTGCGCGCGCTGGTTCGCCGTGGTATGAAGATCGAGGCGCTTCACCAGTTTGTGGCCGAGCAAGGCATGTCGAAGAGCGTCAACTTCATGGAGTGGTCGAAGATATGGTACTTTAATGCACAGATTCTCGACCCCACAAGCCCCCGCTACACGGTGGTGTCGAACACGCTGAAGGTCCGCTGCACTGTGGAGGGACAGAGGAACATGGCGGCTGCAAAGAAGCCGCTCCACAAGAAGGACCCCAGCATGGGTGAGAAGACGTACTACAAGTCAGATATCATCTTTTTGGACGCTGAGGATGTGGTGCTCATCAAAGACGGTGACGAGGTGACGCTGATGGACTGGGGCAACGCGTACGTCAAGGACATAAGGCGTCCGAGCGCTGATGCTCTGCCTACTGAGGCCACGATCGTTCTGCACCCAGAGGGGGATGTCAAAAAGACGAAGTTCAAGCTCACGTGGGTGCCGGAGAGCGACAAGGCTGTGATTTTGACTCTGAACGAGTACGATAATCTCTTGACCAAGAAGAAACCGGACCCGGAGGAGAGCATTGATGACATCATTGCTCCCGTCTCCCGCTACTCACAGGAGGTTAttggcgaggaggcgctgtcGGTGGTGAAGAAGGGTGACATTGTCCAGCTGGAGCGCCGCGGCTACTACatcgtcgacgacgacgaggcagagaagaaggTGCTCATCTCAATTCCGGATGGCCGCGACAAAGTGAACCACCTTTCCGCCAAGGCGCAGTACCTGAAGACACTGCCGAAGAAGGcgtccgccgccgacgaGCTGGCTGCCAAGCGTGCAGCTAAggcagcgaagaaggcggctCAGAAGGCAGCGACGAAGAGCAGCTAGCGAGGCTCAAGAGCACGTGTATTTTTTCTTTTGCCTGCACGAGTCTCTGTCGCGCTCCAGAAGACGTGTCGTTACTTGAAAGCCGTTCATGTAACTGTTCTCGTGTGTCTTGTGGTGGTTCAGGCGGGGTTGAGGCTCCCTCATTGGCGACTCTGAAACAGGAGGAAGGTTAAAGGGAGTCAAAGGGGTGTTTGGGGCACTCTTGAGGTGATGGTCTTGTCCGCGAGCAGCAACGGTTTGCCCTTTGCTCCCTTTCTTTCGCCATCACGCGCCATTGCTCTGAGTCTGTCTCCTCCTGTTCATGCCGTGCACCTATTATGGATAACTTTGAAAGTTTTTTCTCTTTGTTAACCCCCGTGAAAGGCTGAAGGGAAGGCATCACAGGAGAGGGATGGGTTGGTAAAGCAAATGCTTCAGTTGCAGAGaattgtgtgcgtgtctgtgcaggTTGTTCTGTTTCCTTGAAGGTGTttctttgtttgtttgtgtgaCCTTCCCTGACCGTCTCCGTTGTTTCTATTTTCCCCGgcctttttctcttttttttttctcaaCGACGGCATCCCAAGACGCACGCATTCGCATGCAAGCAAGGGCAAGATACAACCAACAGAAAAATACGTAAACAGGGAGAGGCACGAGAGGGCGTCAGTCCTTGTTACGTGCGTATTCGTTGCGTTACCTTGAACCACCTTTTTCTCGATACGTTCGACCTGTTTCTCTTTGAGGGGTGATTTAAATGCACCGCGCTGCAAGGGCGCCATGACAGCTGGATGCACATGGTGCAGTGTTCCCATGGTGCTGGCTTCTGGTCTGGCGTGGTCGAGCGAGAGCAGAGTCTGAATGCTTCCTTTTCTTGCCACTCTTCCGCTCTCgtttctccttttttttgtgtctTCCGCTTGTCGGGTGCCACGGCGACTGTGCCATGGCTGTTGACACAAATCAGTTTCACACTATCGCACTTTGTGCGTCACAGACGCTCTGGCCAACAATGCCAAAGAAGGCGACAATATCATTCGCGGATCTCGGCCTCGGGACCCCGCTGCCCAGTGTTCTGGCGAAGTCCCGCGACGAGCGACGAAAGGAGCAGCGAAtcaagaaagaggagaggaaagagCGCACACGCGAGGCTATGGCCGAGATagcggcggcgcgtgacATTGTggagcagcacaagcgcctTGTCgaagcggaggcggcgcaggagcgAAAGCTCAAAGAGATGCATAAACGTGAGCTGCGAGTGGAGCATCTAAAGGCGCGCTGTGAGCGCGAGGAAAGCCACAGGCAACAcaccgcgcagctgcacgtgACACAGAAGAAGATCATCACCGAGTTGatgacggcgcggcgggaggaggaggctgagatgcagcgggtgcaggcgctgctaGAGCGTGAGACGGCAGAGAGGGCAAAGGCTGCACCGGCCAATGTCCACATTGAGATTCACCGCACAGAAgaggtgaagcagcagcgtgctgGTCTGCCTGTTCTGCGTGAGGAGCAGCCGATCATGGAGGCCATCAGCGAAACgcgccgcacgtgcgtgttggtgtgtggcgagacgggcagcggcaagacAACCCAAATTCCGCAGTTTCTGTGGGAGGCGGGATACGGCCACCCAGAGGGCCACCCCTTCGGGAGGGAGGGCTGCATACTTGTCACGGAGCCCCGTCGTGTGGCTGCAGTGTCGATGGCGCAGCGTGTGGCCGAGGAGCTCAACGTTTCCTTCGGGAAAGAGGTGTGCTACCACGTCCGGTACGATAACAACCTCTCTGACAAGTGCAGGCTGAAGTTTGCGACGGAGGGTATTGTGCTGAAGGAAATCCAGTCCGACTTTCTTCTTCGCAAGTACAGCGTCATCGTGATTGATGAAGCACACGAGCGCAGTATCTCGTGTGACATCCTGATTGGGCTGCTTTCTCGcgttgtgccgctgcgcaatGACCTCTTTgaagaggagctgcgcaagcatCACGGTGACGTCGACAAGACGAGCATTAAACCACTCAAGCTTGTCATCATGTCTGCCACCATGCGTGTTACAGACTTCAAGGATAACCGGACACTTTTTCCCATTACACCGCCGCTCATCAGCATCGAGGCGCGCCGATACCCTGTCACGAACCACTTTGCCCGACGCACGGAGCTGAAGGAGTACGTGGACCAGGCGTTCAACAAGGTACGCCAGATGCACAAGAAGCTGCCGCCAGGTGGCATTTTGGTGTTTGTGTGCACCCAGCAGGAGATCGAGGATCTGTGTGGCCGTCTGCGTCGGCACTACGCGGCGACAAAGATCGAGTACTACGACAACGCCTACTCAAAGCACCGGCTTCTGACCGGACGGAGCCAGGAGGagacggctgcggcgtcaagcgacagcgaaggcgacggcgctgccaccgtaGAGGAGTCGGAAGAAAAGGACGAGTACGGCCTTCACACGACAGACTACGCCCTCGACGACGAGAACGTGACGGGCGGCAACTCGGAGGAGATCGAAACGGTGCAGGAGggacggctgcggcggcctccCCAGCCAAGCGGCGGAAGGGGCAAGCACCCCCGCGGCGAGGCTGGTGCGCGGCTAGCCGGCAGGAATCACTGGGGCCGTAGCGACGAGCACAGTGCCGTTGCCGCAGAGGGGTTAACGATTTTTCCAGGCgacgaggagcaggaggaagaggtCAACGGGGAGTTTAACaccctccacgtcctcccGCTTTACGCGCTTCTAGACTTTCAAAAGCAGCAAGAGGTTTTCAAGCCACCGCCTAAAGGCACGCGTCTCTGCGTTGTCGCCACCAACGTGGCCGAGACGTCCATCACGATTCCAAATATCAAGTATGTGGTGGATGCTGGGCGGGCTAAGTCCAAGGTGATCGACGAGGAGACGAAGGCGAGCTGCTTCCGAATCGAGTGGACAAGCCAGGCTTCCGctgagcagcgcagcggccgcgcaggTCGTGTGGGGCCGGGGCACTGCTACCGACTCTACAGCACCGCAGTGTACGCAAACTTGATGGCGAAGCACGGAGACCCGGAAGTGCTTCGCACCCCGCTCGATTCCGTCGTTCTTCTAATGAAGCACATTGGGGTGAAGAACGTCGGCGGCTTTCCCTTtccgtcgcctccgcggGAGTCGGACTTGAAGGCTGCCCTGCAGCACCTCAGTGTCATTGGCGCCCTCGACGCAGCGAATAACTATAACATTACCGAGCTGGGCCGGCAGCTGGTTGCGTACCCGGTGCCGCCACGATTTGCGCGGGCTCTtctcgaggtgctgcagcaacagAAGGCGCGATCCGCTGACGTGCAAGACATGGTTGCTGCCATCGTCGCAGTggccacgacgacgaccaaCGTCTTTACAGGAGAGGGCAATCAGCTCAAGGCGAGGAAGCTCAACGAGCTCGCTGACACTCCCACAGACCCTCGACAGGGGCGAATTCGCTCCTTGCTGAACCCTGGAAGCGATCTGGTCACTTACCTCAACGCATTCTATGCCTACCGCAGCGACCCGCGGCACAGCTGTGGCATGTTCTGCTTGGTTCAGAAAAGCTTGCACGAGGCAAGGCTTCTATACACCCAGCTCCGCAGCCAGATGCGCCAGCACAACAAGGAGCAGGACGAGCTGGTCGACACCCTGGACGAAGGTGAGGTCACCATGCACGAAAAGGGTGAGCAAAAGATCGGGAGCCATACCAGTGGTGGATGCCCCTTGTCAAAGGacacggagctgctgctgcggcaggtcTTCATTCCAGGGCTCATGGACCAAGTTGCGCGTCGCGCGACGGTGCACGAGTGCCGCTCACTCGCGGTGGAGTACAACGACAAGCGCGCTACCAAGGCACCATATCTGGTGCTGGGTGCAAACCGCACTATTGCCCACATTCACCCGACCAGTGCCGTTGCGCGCACGTTTCCGCCGCCGGAATATGTAACATTTGGATTTCTGCAGAAAGTGCGCCGCTCCGACACAAAAGAAGCACAGACCATGATGATGGGCGTTACGGTGGTGATGCCGGAGTGGCTGCGCGCCTACGGCTTCGAGGAGTAGGAGAGCAACtagcagcaacagcacacCAGCACTTCTCTAGCGAGATACACACATCCGTGTCTTTCTCCTCGTCTTTTTCTGTGTGGAGGCAGTGCCGCGTCTTgtatgcccccccccccccccccaagcCGCGTTCTTCACCGCGGTGGCGTGATGCACCCCTCCTCGTAAAGTAACTGGTCCCAAGAAGAAAAGCAGCTTCCCAGAGGACACGGCGCTATGCTGCAGGGCCAAGGTGATGGGCGCAGTGATGATAGTGTGCGTATATCTTCGTTTTGATGTGGACGGCGTGACACCCCCCTGTTTgtcccttttccttttctcccCCGCTGTTCACCTGACTTACCTGGCATTTAACGGACGATTAAGGCACGCCAGACGCCATTGCTCAATCAAATATAAGTATACTCTCCCAGCCAACACCCGTGCAGAttcgccgctgcgtctgTTAAGTGCACCAAATCCTGGATGCcgcgcagacagagagagagagagcatcACAGCGAAGCGCTCGCTCACGTGCCACTCTTTCACGCTGGTGACTCCGCTGACTGTATCTACGGTGAGGTCCGTGGTGTGTCAAGGTCCATCTACCCTTTCTTTCTAAGGTCGGACATCTCCTAATGCTGCGCACGTCCTTCTCGCTATGTCTTTTGTATAGGCTCTTGTTTTTCTTGATCCTTATGCATTCTGCGctccggcacacacacacacatacacacacatatatatatatatacatatatacatatatgtatatatggGCGCACATCCACGTTTGCAACTGCACTTCAACACGTATCCCGCCCCCTTGTTTGTGCTCGCTATGAGCGcatttcttttttgtttgcttcgCGACTAAACTCGCTGGCATTCTC
It includes:
- a CDS encoding putative glutamyl-tRNA synthetase is translated as MRRFLPMCMLVNIHLKALTLSNTYFTAAPQREGNEKLQLSSAEKGKVVTRFPPEASGFLHIGHAKAALVNRMLADAYEGKMLFRFDDTNPSKEKEHFEAAIEEDLKTLGVRYDSGPTYSSDYFDLMFEKAEDMIKRGLAYCDKTPREEMQKCRFDGIPTKYRDASVEENMRLWREMKKGTKEGQITCLRAKVSIDDPNKAMRDPVMYRVSMIPHARHGTKQVAYPTYDFCCPLVDSVEGVTHALRTNEYHDRNAQYYWFCDAMGIRKPTIEDFSRLNMEYSVMSKRKLTKLVDTHVVDGWDDPRLPTVRALVRRGMKIEALHQFVAEQGMSKSVNFMEWSKIWYFNAQILDPTSPRYTVVSNTLKVRCTVEGQRNMAAAKKPLHKKDPSMGEKTYYKSDIIFLDAEDVVLIKDGDEVTLMDWGNAYVKDIRRPSADALPTEATIVLHPEGDVKKTKFKLTWVPESDKAVILTLNEYDNLLTKKKPDPEESIDDIIAPVSRYSQEVIGEEALSVVKKGDIVQLERRGYYIVDDDEAEKKVLISIPDGRDKVNHLSAKAQYLKTLPKKASAADELAAKRAAKAAKKAAQKAATKSS
- a CDS encoding putative ATP-dependent RNA helicase, with the protein product MPKKATISFADLGLGTPLPSVLAKSRDERRKEQRIKKEERKERTREAMAEIAAARDIVEQHKRLVEAEAAQERKLKEMHKRELRVEHLKARCEREESHRQHTAQLHVTQKKIITELMTARREEEAEMQRVQALLERETAERAKAAPANVHIEIHRTEEVKQQRAGLPVLREEQPIMEAISETRRTCVLVCGETGSGKTTQIPQFLWEAGYGHPEGHPFGREGCILVTEPRRVAAVSMAQRVAEELNVSFGKEVCYHVRYDNNLSDKCRLKFATEGIVLKEIQSDFLLRKYSVIVIDEAHERSISCDILIGLLSRVVPLRNDLFEEELRKHHGDVDKTSIKPLKLVIMSATMRVTDFKDNRTLFPITPPLISIEARRYPVTNHFARRTELKEYVDQAFNKVRQMHKKLPPGGILVFVCTQQEIEDLCGRLRRHYAATKIEYYDNAYSKHRLLTGRSQEETAAASSDSEGDGAATVEESEEKDEYGLHTTDYALDDENVTGGNSEEIETVQEGRLRRPPQPSGGRGKHPRGEAGARLAGRNHWGRSDEHSAVAAEGLTIFPGDEEQEEEVNGEFNTLHVLPLYALLDFQKQQEVFKPPPKGTRLCVVATNVAETSITIPNIKYVVDAGRAKSKVIDEETKASCFRIEWTSQASAEQRSGRAGRVGPGHCYRLYSTAVYANLMAKHGDPEVLRTPLDSVVLLMKHIGVKNVGGFPFPSPPRESDLKAALQHLSVIGALDAANNYNITELGRQLVAYPVPPRFARALLEVLQQQKARSADVQDMVAAIVAVATTTTNVFTGEGNQLKARKLNELADTPTDPRQGRIRSLLNPGSDLVTYLNAFYAYRSDPRHSCGMFCLVQKSLHEARLLYTQLRSQMRQHNKEQDELVDTLDEGEVTMHEKGEQKIGSHTSGGCPLSKDTELLLRQVFIPGLMDQVARRATVHECRSLAVEYNDKRATKAPYLVLGANRTIAHIHPTSAVARTFPPPEYVTFGFLQKVRRSDTKEAQTMMMGVTVVMPEWLRAYGFEE